In Halobacillus amylolyticus, the following proteins share a genomic window:
- a CDS encoding uracil-DNA glycosylase: MELPDWLLDEARDRMESYDVEGFVLGQGNENAEIVIVGEAPGENEAVEGQPFIGRAGDELDKQLAYVGLKREEIYITSAVRSRPYKWVKTNKGGKRKANRKPNKKEVLAHAPILDYQLEKLSPSLIITLGGVAYERLTGRGDKLADVLGEVIETPIKKFQDDEYQLSYEKFSIFPMYHPAAVFYNPKIKEDIYASLDNLKAYLADHSLIEKP; the protein is encoded by the coding sequence ATGGAACTTCCGGATTGGCTGCTTGACGAAGCTAGAGATCGAATGGAGTCTTATGATGTCGAAGGATTTGTACTCGGACAAGGCAATGAAAATGCAGAGATTGTTATTGTAGGGGAGGCACCCGGTGAGAATGAGGCGGTGGAGGGACAACCTTTTATTGGAAGGGCTGGTGATGAACTTGATAAGCAGCTAGCCTATGTGGGACTTAAAAGAGAGGAAATCTATATTACGAGTGCTGTACGGAGCCGCCCGTATAAGTGGGTGAAAACGAATAAGGGCGGGAAGCGTAAAGCTAACCGTAAGCCTAATAAGAAGGAAGTCTTAGCACATGCGCCTATCTTAGATTATCAACTTGAAAAACTATCACCTTCGCTCATTATTACCTTAGGCGGAGTCGCTTACGAACGTTTAACAGGTCGGGGGGATAAGCTGGCAGACGTCCTTGGTGAGGTGATCGAAACACCGATCAAGAAGTTTCAAGATGACGAATATCAGCTTTCATACGAGAAGTTTAGCATTTTTCCAATGTATCATCCTGCTGCTGTCTTCTATAATCCCAAAATTAAAGAGGATATTTATGCTTCCCTAGATAACCTTAAAGCTTATTTGGCTGATCATAGTCTTATAGAAAAGCCATAG
- a CDS encoding sigma-70 family RNA polymerase sigma factor, giving the protein MISKEQAEDIPQVPNGKQNEPTINELVEEWIHVYSHDLKWLAYSYVKDHSLAEDLTQETFIKAYQKYATFKQQSSVKTWLYKITINLCKDHLKSSYIKRVIKKSTEVFRSIPSPHATPEEYLVNKSEDEELLEHVLKLDDKYREMIILYYFEELDVKDIAHVLKVSPNTVKTRLRRARQLLQEQLTSEGGSQDE; this is encoded by the coding sequence TTGATTAGCAAAGAGCAAGCAGAAGATATTCCACAAGTGCCGAATGGGAAGCAGAATGAACCAACGATTAATGAGTTAGTTGAAGAATGGATTCACGTGTACAGTCATGACCTAAAATGGCTCGCCTACTCTTATGTGAAGGACCACTCCTTAGCCGAGGATTTAACTCAAGAGACATTCATTAAAGCCTACCAAAAGTATGCAACCTTCAAGCAGCAATCCAGTGTTAAAACCTGGCTCTATAAGATCACGATAAACTTATGTAAGGATCATCTCAAGAGTTCATACATAAAAAGAGTGATTAAGAAAAGTACAGAAGTTTTCCGAAGTATCCCTTCCCCACACGCCACACCAGAGGAGTATCTGGTTAATAAAAGTGAGGATGAAGAGCTTCTTGAACATGTTCTTAAATTGGATGACAAATATAGAGAAATGATTATTTTATATTATTTCGAGGAATTGGATGTAAAAGATATTGCCCATGTATTAAAAGTCAGTCCGAACACGGTTAAAACGAGACTGAGGCGGGCACGTCAGCTTCTGCAAGAACAGCTGACCTCAGAAGGGGGTTCACAAGATGAATGA